Proteins encoded by one window of Xiphias gladius isolate SHS-SW01 ecotype Sanya breed wild chromosome 15, ASM1685928v1, whole genome shotgun sequence:
- the LOC120800426 gene encoding neuropeptide Y receptor type 2-like yields MDLSKGQPLLWSSVQPSFSPLLQYEGSQERLNHTYSFHSSLMLSSTFSSPTTSAFVYQPSSSSFPLSLSNFSSNDLADLESMLLWTLQEPSTIALTIMYCLSFILGFIGNLMSLRVLTNRRSRRLASVSATRSLLVNLAVCDLAVVCVCMPITLGSQIYMAWVYGDLLCRAVPFTQAVSVSASVLTLTVISVNRYYSVQSPLQARSMFTRRRILATVAVVWTVSSIMCAPIAVMNRRREISFGTFAILVCQEEWPQHRLKQGYNVLLFLMLYCLPVTFNLTIGFLTGRRLWGGKKSTFADLDPRSQALHTSRLKTRQKIAKMVVCLVLLFAVSWLPLYLADLWIDCEQRPPSWLLQTRPFAQWLGLTNSSLNPICYCFIGDLYRSAKVIRTRYYQKVAAVFSSSSLQSSSFLTFKNTHPGSRDCYGCSHTQKYHYQHTDG; encoded by the exons ATGGATCTGTCCAAGGGCCAGCCGTTGCTTTGGAGCTCAGTCCAGCCCAGCTTCTCTCCACTGCTGCAGTATGAAGGCTCTCAGGAGAGACTCAACCACACCTACAGCTTCCACAGCTCTCTAATGCTGTCCTCCACCTTCAGCTCCCCCACT ACATCCGCTTTTGTCTAccaaccctcctcctcctcctttcctttgtctctgtccaACTTTTCCTCTAATGACTTGGCCGATCTGGAGAGCATGCTGCTGTGGACCCTCCAGGAGCCCAGCACCATTGCTCTGACCATCATGTACTGCCTATCCTTCATTCTGGGATTCATTGGGAATTTAATGTCCCTGCGTGTCCTCACCAACAGGCGCAGCCGGCGGCTGGCCAGTGTCAGTGCCACGCGCAGTCTACTGGTGAACCTGGCGGTGTGTGACCTGGCcgtggtgtgtgtctgcatgcccATCACTCTGGGGAGCCAGATCTACATGGCCTGGGTTTACGGTGACCTCCTCTGTCGAGCCGTGCCCTTCACGCAGGCCGTCTCAGTCTCCGCCAGCGTGTTAACACTGACGGTTATCAGTGTGAATCGCTACTACAGTGTTCAATCACCTCTGCAAGCTCGCTCCATGTTTACCCGCCGGCGAATCTTGGCAACTGTCGCCGTGGTGTGGACGGTGTCCTCGATCATGTGCGCTCCTATTGCAGTGATGAACCGGAGGCGGGAGATCAGCTTTGGGACTTTCGCCATCTTGGTCTGTCAGGAGGAATGGCCTCAGCATCGCCTTAAACAGGG ATACAATGTGCTACTATTTCTGATGCTGTACTGCCTGCCCGTGACCTTTAACCTCACCATAGGCTTCCTCACTGGGAGGCGGCTTTGGGGAGGGAAAAAATCTACTTTCGCCGATCTCGATCCTCGCAGCCAGGCTCTGCACACCTCGCGCCTCAAGACTCGCCAGAAGATCGCAAAGATGGTGGTGTGTCTGGTGCTGCTGTTTGCAGTTTCCTGGTTGCCGCTGTACTTGGCCGACCTTTGGATCGACTGTGAGCAAAGGCCACCATCTTGGCTGCTGCAGACGCGACCGTTTGCCCAGTGGCTGGGCCTGACGAACTCCAGCCTTAACCCCATCTGTTACTGTTTCATAGGCGACCTGTATCGCTCAGCAAAGGTGATACGGACGCGATACTACCAGAAAGTCGCCGCTGTCTTCAGCTCCTCCTC cttgcagtcttcttcttttctcacatttaaaaatacgcACCCCGGGTCTCGAGACTGCTACGGCTGTAGTCACACCCAGAAATATCATTATCAgcatacagacgggtga